A stretch of Clostridium sp. BJN0001 DNA encodes these proteins:
- a CDS encoding DUF6323 family protein: protein MKNSIELFEKNLLGKQTFEDIIKCNEFTKEYRLSLCEKDVKEIIKTRNESLQKSGRIEFNGQIISKIIKEFCDSPYISQDNYSDTINEFVEIFYNYKNETLDYITDDELIEIMKDKVDNYCQGSLELLEGKALYKIAENIRNGFKDYTNIEGKGLVDSEKKY, encoded by the coding sequence ATGAAAAATTCTATTGAATTATTTGAAAAAAATCTACTGGGTAAACAGACATTTGAGGACATTATTAAGTGTAATGAATTTACTAAAGAGTATAGATTAAGTCTTTGCGAAAAAGATGTTAAAGAAATTATTAAAACAAGAAATGAGTCACTTCAAAAAAGTGGGAGAATAGAATTTAATGGTCAAATAATAAGTAAAATAATTAAAGAATTTTGTGATTCACCGTATATATCTCAAGATAATTACAGCGATACAATAAATGAATTTGTAGAGATCTTTTATAATTATAAGAATGAAACATTAGATTATATAACTGATGATGAGCTGATAGAAATTATGAAAGATAAAGTTGATAACTACTGCCAGGGCTCACTAGAACTTTTGGAAGGAAAGGCATTATATAAAATAGCTGAAAATATAAGAAATGGTTTTAAAGACTATACAAATATTGAAGGAAAAGGACTGGTAGATAGTGAAAAGAAATATTGA